One genomic segment of Rhodobacter sp. 24-YEA-8 includes these proteins:
- a CDS encoding PLP-dependent aminotransferase family protein, producing the protein MARPSAVPRNFATLQSLQVARGTTRRDSLYAALVALINDGVFSSGDALPSTRQLAEQLSLSRNTVISAYRRLVLDGLASSEERSVFRVSEMVRPRHLPKAGLPGTLPPDPDKGKTSLPGSVSSLPRIHKDKNWRIAEYPFIYGQCDPATFPTANWRSVLRDLNSLNGISVWTREVYDEDDPELIDALRRVILPQQGLWAQEDEILITGGAQNALFMITRLLASGGQKAVVEDPGYTDMTSILRMNGAEVTFVPVDQEGLITDAIPAGSDLIYCTPERQFPTSVRMSLRRREALIERATREGFYVIEDGYDSELPFQGNILPCLRAMAPGERMIHVGSFSKTLAPGLRAGYVVASREIIAELRLLRRLIMRNPSTYIQAAIGRFIRSGYYNAHLQKLRSTYHGRYKALTTTLRHLLPDAGFMPVRGGTSVWLTLPEGIRAAPLYENLLARGVFVENGDAFFVAPPERSCLRLGYSSIRAQLIPRGIEIIAEEVSALRK; encoded by the coding sequence ATGGCCAGACCCTCTGCGGTCCCCCGCAACTTTGCGACGCTACAAAGTCTGCAGGTCGCCCGCGGCACTACCAGACGCGATAGCCTCTATGCCGCTCTTGTAGCGCTGATCAATGACGGCGTGTTTTCTTCCGGCGACGCGCTGCCTTCGACGCGCCAGCTGGCCGAACAGCTTTCGCTTTCACGCAATACGGTTATTTCCGCCTATCGACGGCTTGTGCTCGACGGGCTGGCCAGCAGCGAAGAGCGGTCAGTCTTTCGGGTCAGCGAGATGGTGCGCCCCCGGCACCTGCCGAAGGCGGGTCTTCCCGGGACCCTGCCGCCTGACCCGGATAAGGGAAAGACGAGCCTCCCGGGATCGGTCAGCTCTCTGCCGCGCATCCATAAGGATAAGAACTGGCGTATTGCGGAATATCCATTCATCTATGGTCAGTGCGACCCCGCGACATTCCCGACCGCAAACTGGCGCTCTGTTCTGCGCGACCTGAATTCGCTGAACGGCATTTCTGTCTGGACCCGCGAAGTCTATGACGAAGATGACCCCGAGCTGATTGACGCGCTGCGACGGGTTATCCTCCCGCAACAGGGGCTTTGGGCGCAGGAAGATGAGATCCTGATCACCGGCGGCGCGCAGAATGCGCTCTTTATGATCACCCGTCTGCTGGCCTCTGGCGGGCAAAAGGCGGTGGTCGAGGATCCGGGCTATACCGACATGACCTCGATCCTGCGGATGAACGGTGCCGAAGTTACCTTTGTGCCGGTCGATCAGGAAGGCCTGATCACCGACGCCATCCCGGCCGGCAGCGATCTGATCTACTGCACCCCCGAGCGGCAGTTTCCCACGTCTGTCCGCATGTCTTTGCGCCGCCGCGAAGCGCTGATTGAACGGGCCACGCGCGAAGGCTTTTACGTGATCGAGGACGGCTACGATTCTGAACTGCCGTTCCAGGGCAATATACTGCCCTGCCTGCGGGCCATGGCTCCGGGCGAGCGGATGATTCACGTCGGCAGTTTCTCCAAGACGCTGGCCCCGGGGCTGCGGGCGGGCTATGTGGTTGCCTCGCGTGAGATCATTGCCGAATTGCGGCTTTTGCGCCGGCTGATCATGCGCAATCCCTCGACCTATATTCAGGCGGCGATCGGAAGGTTTATCCGCAGCGGCTATTACAATGCCCATCTGCAGAAACTGCGCAGCACCTATCACGGTCGCTACAAGGCGCTGACCACAACCCTGCGCCATCTGCTGCCGGATGCCGGGTTCATGCCGGTGCGGGGCGGCACCTCTGTCTGGCTGACGCTGCCCGAGGGAATCCGCGCAGCACCGCTTTATGAAAACCTGCTGGCCCGGGGTGTCTTTGTCGAGAACGGTGATGCCTTCTTCGTGGCGCCGCCTGAACGTTCCTGTCTGCGGCTCGGCTATTCCTCGATCAGGGCGCAGCTGATCCCGCGTGGAATCGAAATCATCGCCGAAGAGGTCAGCGCCCTGCGCAAATAA
- a CDS encoding hydantoinase B/oxoprolinase family protein, translating to MSAPTAPDFDPVLLSVLSARIETIIREMINTVSKASRSAVIKNARDLSCGVLTADHRQLCVEEGIPIHISALDLTTRAITDLFDDVKEGDAFLNNCSYTGGTHHADLTVVIPVFYEGELLFWALARSHHADMGAPLPTTYLPEAATIYEEGLNFPCIRIQEDFTDKKDWIRYAMYNIRVSNIWYGDYRAQVGACRVGERRLKDLVAKYGIETIRRFFDEWTAYGERRMIQELKRLPAGEWSYETRHDPIPGVADQGVPVRVTVITDPENGLITIDARDNEDNIPGGFNLSEACALGSCRIGVYFNLDPTLPHNAGSDSRIRVLLRDGAVVGRPKFPAGTSIATTNVNERLINAVQACFAQMGRPFGLGEGAVQQQAGESVISGIDTDNGNQPYVNQLFVTYGGGPAKHGTDGWLTYLGSVNAGVIVLDSVEIDEGMYPILIEERKVATGTMGPGEWNGAPGMTGTMIPLGDELTAIYCSDGCVNPPKGVLGGGAGAAARNMKRLASGEVIDLPGFHSETLRRGEALVWINNGGGGYGDPRQRDPERVTQDINRGWLSPEAAETVYGVAVRPGDLPGLVVTDQARTGQLRATPLAAGGK from the coding sequence ATGTCTGCCCCAACCGCCCCGGATTTCGATCCCGTGCTGCTGTCCGTTCTGTCAGCACGGATCGAAACCATCATCCGCGAAATGATCAATACCGTGTCAAAGGCCAGCCGCTCGGCTGTGATCAAGAATGCGCGCGATCTGTCCTGTGGCGTATTGACTGCCGATCATCGCCAGCTTTGCGTCGAAGAGGGGATCCCTATCCATATCTCGGCGCTGGATCTGACCACCCGCGCGATCACCGATCTTTTCGATGATGTGAAAGAGGGCGACGCTTTTCTGAACAACTGTTCCTATACCGGCGGAACCCATCACGCCGATCTGACAGTGGTGATCCCGGTTTTCTATGAGGGAGAGCTCTTGTTCTGGGCGCTGGCGCGCTCGCATCACGCCGATATGGGGGCACCGCTGCCGACCACCTATCTGCCCGAAGCGGCCACGATCTATGAGGAAGGGCTGAACTTCCCCTGCATCCGCATCCAGGAGGATTTCACCGATAAGAAAGACTGGATCCGCTACGCGATGTATAACATCCGCGTCAGCAATATCTGGTATGGCGATTACCGGGCGCAGGTGGGGGCCTGCCGTGTCGGCGAACGCCGCCTGAAGGATCTGGTCGCGAAATACGGCATTGAGACGATCCGTCGCTTTTTCGACGAATGGACCGCCTATGGCGAGCGCCGCATGATCCAGGAACTGAAACGCCTTCCCGCCGGAGAGTGGAGCTATGAGACCCGCCACGATCCGATCCCGGGCGTTGCCGATCAGGGCGTGCCGGTGCGGGTGACCGTGATCACCGATCCGGAAAACGGCCTGATCACCATCGATGCGCGCGACAATGAAGACAATATTCCCGGCGGCTTTAACCTTTCCGAAGCCTGTGCGCTCGGCTCCTGCCGGATCGGGGTCTATTTCAATCTTGACCCGACCCTGCCGCATAATGCGGGCAGCGACAGCCGGATCCGGGTGCTGCTGCGCGATGGCGCGGTGGTGGGGCGGCCAAAATTTCCCGCTGGCACTTCGATTGCCACAACCAATGTCAACGAACGGCTGATCAATGCGGTTCAGGCCTGTTTCGCGCAGATGGGTCGCCCCTTCGGCCTTGGTGAAGGCGCGGTGCAGCAGCAGGCGGGCGAGTCGGTGATTTCGGGGATTGATACCGATAACGGCAACCAGCCCTATGTGAACCAGCTTTTCGTCACTTATGGCGGCGGCCCGGCCAAACATGGCACCGATGGCTGGCTGACCTATCTCGGGTCGGTCAATGCCGGGGTGATCGTTCTCGACAGTGTCGAGATCGATGAGGGCATGTATCCGATCCTGATCGAAGAGCGCAAAGTCGCCACGGGCACCATGGGTCCGGGCGAATGGAATGGCGCGCCGGGGATGACGGGCACCATGATCCCGCTGGGAGATGAGCTGACCGCGATCTATTGCAGTGACGGCTGCGTCAACCCGCCGAAAGGCGTGCTTGGCGGTGGTGCCGGGGCGGCCGCGCGCAACATGAAACGGCTCGCCAGCGGTGAGGTCATCGACCTGCCGGGCTTTCACAGCGAGACTTTGCGCCGGGGTGAGGCGCTGGTCTGGATCAATAACGGCGGCGGCGGCTATGGCGATCCGCGGCAGCGTGACCCCGAGCGTGTGACGCAGGATATCAATCGCGGCTGGCTGAGCCCCGAGGCCGCCGAAACGGTATATGGTGTCGCAGTGCGCCCCGGCGACCTGCCAGGCCTTGTCGTCACCGATCAGGCCCGCACTGGGCAGCTGCGCGCCACGCCCCTCGCAGCGGGAGGCAAGTGA
- a CDS encoding hydantoinase/oxoprolinase family protein, with the protein MSFRICIDIGGTFTDAVVLQQGGLPRIFKASSTPPAFENGFMAALELAAQSYGLSLADFLSRTESIVHGTTVSTNALVENKVGRAGLLVTAGHPDILLLREGPRKRTFDWSVPYPDAFIPPHLTHEIGGRIDARGREHQPLAEEDVHQAIARFRALGVEAVAVSLLWSVVNGSHERRIREIFAAEWPEVPVTLGHELNPIQREYRRTIATAFNAALLPVVRSYVEGLETALRAAGYRRELLIANCVGGMMPARVIAEKPIFSTMSGPTLAPIAGRRLLPGSDLIIADMGGTTLDVSVVRDGQLIITPEALIGFDMLGVPKIDVRSIGAGGGSIAWVDPGGLLRVGPQSAGAAPGPACYGRGGILPTVTDANVVLGVIDPENFLGGRMKLDRKAAEAAIQPIAEALGIGLQEAAWAICTTCNHNMVGAIQNITINEGIDPRESVLVSGGGATACHIAEMAEVLGIHSVLVPKLTAGLSAFGGLVSDLRFNETGTGQTSSAGFDLAKVNDLLSALRQQALAGLKEAETSVGRIDLEYAFLGRYEYQSWEIEVHFSPENGVLTEADVPALIHSFHETHERIYGVREEADIVEFTTWKVAALGRNPLNEVDLNQTGTPGEAGGNTGPTGWREVWSPAHRSLRRVPVYDGNRLFPGDRIPGPGIIEESTTTLLLLPQTVAEVRPGGDYLVTTETA; encoded by the coding sequence ATGAGCTTCCGCATCTGTATTGATATCGGTGGCACCTTCACCGATGCCGTTGTCCTGCAGCAGGGCGGCCTTCCGCGCATCTTCAAGGCCTCTTCGACGCCGCCGGCATTTGAGAATGGCTTCATGGCGGCGCTGGAGCTGGCGGCGCAATCCTATGGCTTGTCGCTGGCGGATTTCCTGTCCAGGACCGAAAGCATCGTGCATGGCACCACCGTCTCGACCAATGCCCTGGTCGAGAACAAGGTCGGCCGCGCGGGGCTTTTGGTGACTGCCGGCCATCCCGATATTCTTCTGCTGCGCGAGGGGCCGCGCAAGCGGACCTTTGACTGGTCCGTGCCCTATCCCGATGCTTTCATCCCGCCGCATCTGACGCACGAGATCGGCGGCCGGATCGATGCCAGGGGCCGCGAGCATCAGCCGCTGGCCGAAGAAGATGTGCATCAGGCCATTGCCCGTTTCCGCGCGCTTGGAGTCGAGGCGGTGGCCGTCAGCCTGCTCTGGTCGGTGGTGAATGGCAGCCATGAACGCCGGATTCGTGAGATCTTTGCGGCGGAATGGCCGGAAGTGCCGGTTACCCTCGGCCATGAGCTGAACCCGATCCAGCGCGAGTATCGCCGCACCATTGCCACGGCCTTCAATGCCGCGCTGCTGCCGGTGGTCCGCTCATACGTCGAAGGACTGGAGACGGCCCTGCGCGCTGCAGGCTACCGCCGCGAATTGCTGATCGCCAATTGCGTGGGGGGCATGATGCCGGCGCGGGTGATTGCCGAAAAGCCGATCTTCAGCACCATGTCCGGCCCGACGCTGGCGCCGATTGCCGGGCGCCGCCTGCTGCCGGGGTCCGATCTGATCATCGCCGATATGGGCGGCACCACGCTGGATGTCTCGGTGGTGCGCGATGGCCAGCTGATCATCACCCCCGAAGCGCTGATCGGCTTTGACATGCTGGGCGTGCCGAAAATCGACGTGCGCTCAATCGGCGCCGGGGGCGGCAGCATCGCCTGGGTAGATCCCGGTGGCCTCCTGCGGGTCGGGCCGCAAAGCGCGGGGGCGGCACCCGGACCGGCCTGCTATGGCCGGGGCGGCATTTTGCCGACCGTGACCGATGCCAATGTGGTACTGGGGGTGATTGACCCTGAGAATTTCCTCGGCGGCCGGATGAAGCTCGACCGAAAGGCCGCCGAAGCCGCCATCCAACCCATTGCCGAAGCCCTCGGTATCGGACTGCAGGAAGCGGCCTGGGCGATCTGCACCACCTGCAATCATAATATGGTGGGCGCGATTCAGAATATCACCATCAATGAGGGGATCGACCCGCGCGAGAGCGTGCTGGTCTCGGGCGGTGGCGCAACCGCCTGCCATATCGCCGAAATGGCCGAGGTTCTGGGCATCCACAGCGTTCTGGTGCCAAAGCTGACCGCCGGGCTCAGCGCCTTTGGCGGGCTGGTCTCGGATCTGCGGTTCAATGAGACCGGCACCGGCCAGACCTCTTCGGCGGGCTTCGATCTTGCAAAGGTGAATGATCTGCTCTCGGCCCTGCGGCAACAGGCGCTGGCCGGGCTGAAAGAGGCCGAAACCAGCGTCGGGCGGATCGATCTCGAATATGCGTTTCTCGGGCGCTACGAATACCAGTCCTGGGAAATCGAGGTGCATTTCTCCCCTGAAAACGGGGTGCTCACCGAGGCGGATGTTCCCGCGCTCATCCACAGTTTCCACGAAACGCATGAGCGGATCTACGGGGTGCGCGAAGAGGCGGATATCGTTGAATTCACCACCTGGAAGGTCGCGGCCCTCGGGCGCAACCCTCTGAACGAGGTCGATCTGAACCAGACCGGCACGCCAGGCGAGGCGGGTGGCAACACCGGACCCACCGGCTGGCGCGAGGTCTGGTCGCCCGCCCATCGCAGTCTGCGCCGCGTGCCGGTCTATGATGGCAACCGGCTTTTCCCCGGCGACCGGATCCCCGGCCCGGGCATCATCGAGGAAAGCACCACCACGCTTCTCCTGCTGCCGCAAACGGTGGCCGAGGTCAGGCCTGGCGGTGACTACCTCGTCACAACCGAGACAGCCTGA
- a CDS encoding ABC transporter substrate-binding protein translates to MSAYIKRLLASSAAATFSLMPLAALADDNSIVIGAAIAESGWMAPYDEGPYNAVKLAVEKINANGGLLGKTLVLEKADTKTEVAGAAQAGAQLLDAGAQVLIISCDFDMGAPTALVANQKGVISFSTCGADAKLGNHAIGRYVFSLASEAEANGSLLASWSVHKQGWKTAYLLTDSSFEYTKSLGRGFEAGWAAEAGEGTLIGSDTFRNDDASFSAQITRIKALPEQPDVIALAGVTPGFPAIVRQFRAAGITAPFVTGTNADGDGWRDSVPAENLSDFYYFSYSSARGDDPRPEIGVFNADFLAATGERPQTGQAVTGDSAVTAWARAVERAGTFDSDAVLAELEKFRDEPLLAGLTTFTADLHITAGRPMLAVGYTNGEPAAIGYYSPAKRDYIQWWD, encoded by the coding sequence TTGTCTGCATATATCAAAAGGTTGCTTGCCTCGTCGGCGGCAGCCACGTTCTCGCTCATGCCTTTGGCGGCCCTGGCTGACGACAATAGCATCGTGATCGGGGCAGCCATTGCCGAAAGCGGCTGGATGGCCCCCTATGACGAGGGCCCCTATAACGCGGTTAAACTCGCCGTTGAAAAGATCAATGCGAATGGCGGCCTGCTTGGCAAGACGCTGGTGCTGGAAAAGGCCGATACCAAGACCGAAGTCGCCGGAGCCGCCCAGGCCGGGGCGCAGCTTCTGGATGCCGGTGCTCAGGTTCTGATCATTTCCTGCGATTTCGATATGGGGGCGCCGACAGCGCTGGTTGCCAACCAGAAAGGCGTGATCTCCTTCTCGACCTGCGGCGCGGATGCCAAGCTCGGCAATCATGCAATCGGCCGCTATGTCTTTTCCCTCGCAAGCGAGGCCGAAGCCAATGGCAGCCTGCTCGCCAGCTGGTCGGTGCATAAACAGGGCTGGAAAACCGCCTATCTGCTGACCGACAGCAGCTTTGAATATACCAAAAGCCTCGGGCGCGGATTTGAGGCAGGCTGGGCAGCCGAGGCGGGCGAAGGCACGCTGATCGGCAGCGATACCTTCCGCAATGACGATGCCTCTTTCTCGGCGCAGATCACCCGCATCAAGGCGTTGCCCGAACAGCCCGATGTCATCGCCCTTGCAGGCGTCACGCCCGGCTTCCCGGCCATCGTGCGCCAGTTCCGCGCGGCGGGCATCACCGCGCCCTTCGTCACCGGCACCAATGCGGATGGCGATGGCTGGCGCGATTCCGTTCCGGCAGAAAATCTGAGTGACTTCTATTACTTCTCCTATTCCTCGGCCCGCGGCGATGACCCACGCCCGGAAATCGGTGTCTTCAACGCTGATTTTCTGGCCGCGACAGGTGAGCGCCCGCAGACCGGCCAGGCCGTGACCGGCGATTCGGCCGTCACCGCCTGGGCACGTGCTGTCGAACGGGCCGGCACTTTCGACTCTGACGCCGTTCTGGCGGAGCTGGAGAAGTTCCGGGATGAGCCGCTGCTGGCCGGTCTGACCACCTTCACCGCCGATCTGCATATCACTGCGGGCCGTCCGATGCTGGCCGTCGGCTATACCAATGGTGAACCCGCAGCCATCGGCTATTACAGCCCCGCCAAACGCGACTACATCCAATGGTGGGATTAA
- a CDS encoding ABC transporter ATP-binding protein: MAKLVGTGLSVGFGGIKALSSVDISLDQGGILGVIGPNGAGKTTLVNVLTGFQRPDQGDVLVNGQHITRGGPRGAVRAGVVRSFQAARLFHDLTVAENVEVALCAAGRSRRAAGPAARELLDWMDLGHRANLRAGDLSFGEERLVGIARTLGSQPRFLLLDEPAAGLNEVECAALSGRIRAIPARFGCGLLLIEHNMDVVLATCPQLVVLDRGHKIADGPADLVRRDDTVIAAYLGVGHEEDGEDA; encoded by the coding sequence GTGGCAAAGCTTGTCGGAACCGGCCTATCGGTCGGTTTCGGTGGCATCAAAGCGCTGAGTTCCGTCGATATCAGCCTGGATCAGGGCGGTATTCTGGGGGTGATCGGCCCGAATGGTGCGGGTAAGACCACGCTTGTGAACGTTCTGACCGGCTTTCAGCGGCCCGATCAGGGGGATGTGCTGGTCAATGGCCAGCACATCACCAGGGGCGGTCCGCGCGGCGCGGTCCGGGCCGGGGTGGTGCGCAGCTTTCAGGCCGCGCGGCTTTTCCATGACCTGACGGTCGCTGAAAACGTCGAGGTCGCGCTCTGCGCGGCCGGGCGCAGCCGCAGGGCAGCCGGGCCTGCAGCGCGGGAGCTGCTGGACTGGATGGACCTTGGTCACCGGGCAAATCTGCGCGCCGGAGACCTTTCTTTCGGCGAGGAGCGTCTTGTTGGCATTGCGCGGACGCTTGGCTCGCAGCCGCGTTTCCTGCTGCTGGATGAACCCGCTGCCGGATTGAATGAGGTGGAATGCGCGGCGCTTTCCGGGCGGATCCGCGCGATCCCTGCCCGCTTTGGCTGCGGGCTGCTGCTGATCGAACATAATATGGATGTGGTCCTTGCGACCTGTCCGCAGCTGGTGGTGCTCGACCGGGGCCACAAAATCGCTGACGGCCCCGCGGATCTCGTCCGCCGGGATGACACCGTGATCGCCGCCTATCTGGGTGTTGGTCATGAGGAGGACGGGGAAGATGCTTGA
- a CDS encoding ABC transporter ATP-binding protein, with the protein MLELRDLRVSYGRIEALRGISLTAAAGQVTCLVGPNGAGKSSAMLAVAGALRQVSGSIRFEGEEILGLRADIVARRGLSLVPEGRGVFSTLSVTENLGLGLRPGQKLDDTIAETVAQFPALETRLATPAGRLSGGEQQQLVIARALLTRPRLLLVDEPSLGLSPKMTALVLGAIRGLKARGVAALVVEQSAERALSIADHICVLRNGRITFSAPRAEILSAESLHQAYFGEAAL; encoded by the coding sequence ATGCTTGAACTCAGGGATCTGCGGGTCAGCTACGGCCGGATCGAGGCCCTGCGCGGTATCAGCCTGACGGCGGCCGCCGGACAGGTGACCTGCCTTGTCGGCCCGAACGGGGCCGGAAAATCCTCGGCCATGCTGGCGGTCGCCGGCGCGTTGCGCCAGGTGAGCGGCTCCATCCGGTTTGAAGGCGAGGAGATCCTCGGCCTGCGCGCCGATATCGTCGCACGGCGCGGCCTTTCGCTGGTCCCCGAGGGGCGCGGCGTCTTTTCCACGCTCAGCGTGACGGAAAACCTCGGGCTTGGGCTGCGCCCGGGCCAGAAGCTCGACGATACCATCGCCGAGACGGTCGCGCAGTTTCCCGCGCTGGAGACCCGCCTTGCCACACCGGCAGGCAGGCTTTCGGGGGGCGAGCAACAACAGCTGGTGATCGCACGCGCCCTGCTGACCCGGCCCAGACTTTTGCTGGTGGATGAACCCTCGCTGGGTCTTTCCCCCAAAATGACGGCGCTGGTGCTTGGCGCGATCCGGGGACTGAAGGCGCGCGGTGTCGCGGCGCTGGTGGTCGAGCAAAGCGCCGAACGCGCGCTCAGCATCGCAGATCATATCTGCGTCCTGCGAAACGGGCGCATCACCTTTTCCGCCCCGCGTGCGGAGATCCTCTCAGCCGAAAGCCTGCACCAGGCCTATTTCGGGGAAGCCGCATTATGA
- a CDS encoding branched-chain amino acid ABC transporter permease encodes MSLMQYVIDALSLGGLYALVALGVALIFGVMRLINFASGDYITWAAYALVVPSAAQVATPFIGTWPAPLLILAVIALIVLLALATEWLAFRPLRHAEPATLLISSFAVSYALQNLILLVHGGRPKSINLWPELMAPVRFAGGQAPIIDLVTIATCFSALAAVALFLKRTRFGAEMRAASENFRMAQLLGIRADRVIGTAFAIGGALAALTALLIVVKTGTLDYRMGVPITLMGFMATVIGGMGGLLGPVLAGFLIGIATTALQAFLPDHLREARDAFVFGFALILLVIAPGGLIRAKSHIERV; translated from the coding sequence ATGAGCCTCATGCAATATGTGATTGATGCCCTTTCGCTTGGCGGGCTTTATGCGCTGGTGGCGCTTGGTGTCGCGCTGATCTTTGGCGTGATGCGGCTGATCAATTTCGCCAGTGGCGATTACATCACCTGGGCCGCCTATGCGCTGGTGGTGCCCTCGGCGGCCCAGGTGGCGACGCCGTTCATCGGCACCTGGCCTGCACCGCTTCTGATCCTTGCGGTGATCGCGCTGATCGTACTGCTGGCGCTGGCGACGGAATGGCTGGCTTTCCGCCCGCTGCGCCATGCCGAGCCCGCGACGCTGCTGATCTCTTCATTCGCGGTGAGCTATGCTTTGCAGAACCTGATCCTCCTGGTGCATGGCGGGCGGCCGAAATCGATCAATCTCTGGCCGGAACTGATGGCCCCGGTGCGTTTTGCCGGGGGGCAGGCTCCAATCATCGATCTGGTGACCATCGCCACCTGTTTTTCCGCGCTTGCAGCGGTGGCGCTATTTCTGAAGCGCACCCGTTTCGGCGCCGAGATGCGGGCCGCCTCCGAGAATTTCCGCATGGCGCAATTGCTGGGCATCCGGGCGGACCGGGTGATCGGCACGGCCTTTGCCATTGGCGGCGCGCTGGCGGCGCTGACCGCCCTGCTGATTGTCGTGAAGACGGGCACTCTCGATTACCGGATGGGCGTTCCGATCACGCTGATGGGCTTTATGGCCACGGTGATCGGCGGCATGGGGGGCCTGCTGGGCCCGGTTCTGGCCGGTTTCCTGATCGGGATCGCCACCACCGCCCTCCAGGCCTTTCTGCCCGATCACCTGCGCGAGGCGCGCGACGCCTTCGTCTTCGGCTTTGCCCTCATCCTGCTGGTGATTGCGCCAGGCGGGCTGATCCGCGCCAAATCCCATATCGAGAGGGTCTGA
- a CDS encoding branched-chain amino acid ABC transporter permease, with the protein MAARPAFRFATAVNLSLAIGLIWILGQSFGPPALNRFLTEMFIYVVAVVGLQIFIGNSGIVSFGHSAFMLIAAYASAWQTCCPGLKPLTLPGLPDFLLQNTVPLLPATLIAASLAALVAALIGLILMRLSGIGASIALFAFLAMMRAIYESWTSWTAGASTLIGLPLDVSTGTAAAWAVVTVAAAVLFRESRYGLMLRASQDDLIAARASGVPVLLLRILSLSLSAFFVGVGGVLLGHFLGALSVRTFWLDLTFLMLAMLIFGGRASVTGAVLGAVLIRSVISGFRVLESGVTLGESRFSLPSGSQELLLAIIILVVLTRRPGGLTRSRELAWPLRTTR; encoded by the coding sequence ATGGCCGCACGTCCCGCTTTCCGCTTTGCCACTGCGGTCAACCTGTCGCTGGCCATCGGGCTGATCTGGATCCTGGGCCAGAGCTTTGGCCCGCCCGCGCTGAACCGCTTCCTGACCGAGATGTTCATCTATGTCGTCGCGGTGGTCGGCCTGCAGATCTTCATCGGCAATTCAGGGATCGTTTCATTCGGGCATTCCGCATTTATGCTGATCGCGGCCTATGCCTCGGCCTGGCAGACCTGCTGCCCGGGGCTGAAGCCGCTCACCCTGCCCGGCCTGCCCGACTTCCTTTTGCAAAACACGGTGCCTTTGCTGCCCGCGACCCTGATCGCAGCCAGCCTCGCGGCCCTTGTCGCGGCGCTGATCGGGCTGATCCTGATGCGGCTGAGCGGTATCGGGGCCTCTATCGCGCTCTTTGCTTTCCTTGCGATGATGCGCGCGATCTATGAGAGCTGGACCAGCTGGACGGCCGGGGCCAGTACGCTGATCGGCCTGCCACTAGACGTTTCTACGGGCACTGCCGCCGCCTGGGCTGTGGTGACAGTGGCCGCAGCGGTGCTGTTTCGCGAAAGCCGCTATGGCCTGATGCTGCGCGCCTCACAGGATGATCTGATCGCGGCCCGGGCCTCGGGCGTACCGGTTCTGCTGCTGCGCATCCTCTCGCTTTCACTGAGCGCGTTCTTTGTCGGGGTCGGCGGGGTGCTGCTTGGCCATTTCCTTGGCGCGCTTTCGGTGCGGACCTTCTGGCTGGATCTCACATTCCTGATGCTGGCCATGCTGATCTTTGGTGGCCGTGCCAGCGTGACCGGCGCTGTTCTGGGGGCGGTTCTGATCCGCAGCGTCATCTCGGGCTTTCGGGTCCTGGAATCCGGCGTCACGCTTGGAGAAAGCCGGTTCAGCCTCCCCTCCGGCAGCCAGGAACTGCTTCTTGCCATAATCATTCTTGTTGTTCTGACCCGGCGTCCAGGTGGCCTGACCCGAAGCAGAGAACTGGCCTGGCCACTCAGAACGACACGCTGA